The following proteins come from a genomic window of Halomarina ordinaria:
- the dph2 gene encoding diphthamide biosynthesis enzyme Dph2 encodes MSQESEFSEGDLRNTGLSLKHDREWDYELERIVEAVEERDATKVGLQFPEGLKRRGSAVADDLRELLGEEVRVLISGQPCYGACDLDTYLMRRTDVFVHFGHSPMKESEKIIYVPLFSNVEVTPIVEESLAELADPADDPDVGLVTTAQHMNKFDEMRTFLEERGYEVHTRRGDERLTNEGQVLGCNYASADVGADQVLYVGGGKFHPLGLAMEHPEKKVIIADPVNNVVTVADTETFLKQRFASVHKAMDAERWGVIFCTKIGQGRWDVATDIVEENENAYLLTMDEVTPDRLRNFDFDAFVNTGCPRITTDDGPRFHKPMLTPGEYEIAVGNEPLDSLSFDTFHGTW; translated from the coding sequence ATGAGTCAGGAGTCGGAGTTCTCCGAGGGCGACCTCCGGAACACGGGGCTGTCGCTCAAACACGACCGCGAGTGGGACTACGAACTCGAGCGCATCGTCGAGGCCGTCGAGGAGCGCGACGCGACGAAGGTCGGCCTGCAGTTCCCCGAGGGCCTGAAGCGCCGCGGGTCGGCCGTCGCCGACGACCTGCGCGAACTGCTCGGCGAGGAGGTGCGCGTGCTCATCTCGGGCCAGCCCTGTTACGGCGCCTGCGACCTCGACACCTACCTGATGCGCCGGACGGACGTGTTCGTCCACTTCGGCCACTCCCCGATGAAGGAGTCCGAGAAGATCATCTACGTCCCGCTGTTCTCGAACGTCGAGGTGACGCCCATCGTCGAGGAGTCGCTCGCGGAACTCGCGGACCCCGCAGACGACCCCGACGTCGGCCTCGTGACGACCGCCCAGCACATGAACAAGTTCGACGAGATGCGGACCTTCCTCGAGGAACGGGGCTACGAGGTCCACACCCGCCGCGGCGACGAGCGTCTCACGAACGAGGGACAGGTCCTCGGCTGTAACTACGCCAGCGCGGACGTCGGCGCCGACCAGGTGCTCTACGTCGGCGGCGGGAAGTTCCACCCGCTCGGCCTGGCGATGGAACACCCCGAGAAGAAGGTGATCATCGCCGACCCCGTCAACAACGTCGTCACGGTCGCCGACACCGAGACGTTCCTCAAGCAGCGCTTCGCGTCGGTCCACAAGGCGATGGACGCCGAGCGCTGGGGCGTCATCTTCTGTACGAAGATCGGCCAGGGGCGCTGGGACGTCGCCACGGACATCGTCGAGGAGAACGAGAACGCCTACCTGCTGACGATGGACGAGGTGACGCCCGACCGCCTGCGGAACTTCGACTTCGACGCCTTCGTCAACACCGGATGCCCGCGCATCACGACCGACGACGGCCCGCGCTTCCACAAACCGATGCTCACCCCCGGCGAGTACGAGATCGCCGTCGGCAACGAACCGCTCGACTCCCTCTCGTTCGACACCTTCCACGGAACGTGGTAG
- a CDS encoding DUF7130 family rubredoxin-like protein, translating to MASEPTDLVVKPGQPVFDEEGNELGIIRGLTEEGFQVRTGEAVGHVDLEHDPGQGFGEGYLVWRCAECGEVGDLEDGLPETCPNCGAPKEDLYAWTED from the coding sequence ATGGCCAGTGAACCGACCGACCTCGTTGTGAAGCCCGGACAGCCGGTCTTCGACGAGGAGGGGAACGAACTGGGTATCATCAGGGGACTGACCGAGGAGGGGTTCCAGGTGCGGACCGGCGAGGCCGTCGGGCACGTCGACCTCGAACACGACCCCGGACAGGGGTTCGGCGAGGGCTACCTCGTCTGGCGCTGTGCGGAGTGTGGCGAGGTCGGCGACCTCGAGGACGGTCTGCCCGAGACGTGTCCGAACTGCGGCGCCCCGAAGGAGGACCTCTACGCCTGGACGGAGGACTGA
- a CDS encoding flavodoxin domain-containing protein — translation MTRHTTYPTRRCSLDMASVLLVYGTSEGQTEKIAHHVAGVLVGRGHEVELVHGRHLPESLAPARYDAVVVGDSVHGGRHHAYVRRWVEANRDVLASRPSGFFQVSLSAASERSESVAASRALVDEFLEGADWSPDHVGDFGGALVYSQYGPVQRFVLKRIAGREGGDTDTARDYEYTDWGEVTAFAEAVAADLDDVRHT, via the coding sequence ATGACACGCCACACGACCTATCCGACCCGGCGGTGTAGCCTCGACATGGCGTCCGTCCTGCTCGTCTACGGCACGTCGGAGGGACAGACCGAGAAGATAGCGCACCACGTCGCGGGCGTCCTCGTCGGCCGCGGCCACGAGGTCGAACTCGTCCACGGCAGACACCTCCCCGAGTCGCTCGCCCCGGCGCGCTACGACGCCGTCGTCGTCGGCGACTCCGTCCACGGGGGACGCCACCACGCGTACGTCAGGCGGTGGGTCGAGGCCAACCGGGACGTACTCGCGTCGCGACCCTCGGGGTTCTTCCAGGTGAGCCTCTCGGCGGCCAGCGAGCGAAGCGAGAGCGTCGCGGCCTCCCGTGCCCTCGTCGACGAGTTTCTGGAGGGCGCGGACTGGTCGCCCGACCACGTCGGCGACTTCGGCGGGGCGCTCGTCTACTCGCAGTACGGCCCGGTACAGCGCTTCGTGCTGAAGCGTATCGCGGGGCGCGAGGGGGGCGACACGGACACCGCGCGGGACTACGAGTACACCGACTGGGGCGAGGTGACGGCGTTCGCGGAGGCGGTCGCGGCCGACCTGGACGACGTTCGCCACACCTAA
- a CDS encoding cell division protein FtsA — protein MAKGIDVGTMNIISGRQEGDETVFVQQRNSFVEIEHSDMAEQMLSRSDVLHIRKDDAVYVVGDDALNFANIFKQETRRPMQRGILSNDEKSAIPMMKLIIEQVAGEPSHHQERIHYSVPADPIDSNLSVLYHQKTLESFLQDAGYDPEPINEGMAVIYSELAENNFTGLGVSFGAGMTNVCLAYYAVPVMTFSIARGGDWIDEQAAQATGKPIDKVTSIKEDDFELDFRTDVGGVEGALAIYYENLLDYVVENIAREVDEEDIEEGLDVPVVVTGGTSSPRGFEALFADHLKDANIPFSISDVHSVDDPLYSVARGALVAARSEEGEDQGRPNRSEPVESSVSDEDDAEAEEAEASAEN, from the coding sequence ATGGCAAAGGGCATAGACGTTGGCACGATGAACATCATCTCCGGTCGCCAGGAGGGCGACGAGACGGTGTTCGTACAGCAGCGCAACTCGTTCGTCGAGATAGAGCACTCCGACATGGCCGAGCAGATGCTCTCGCGGAGCGACGTCCTCCACATCCGGAAGGACGACGCGGTGTACGTCGTCGGCGACGACGCGCTCAACTTCGCGAACATCTTCAAACAGGAGACGCGCCGGCCCATGCAGCGGGGCATCCTCTCGAACGACGAGAAGAGCGCCATCCCGATGATGAAGCTCATCATCGAACAGGTCGCGGGCGAGCCGTCCCACCACCAGGAGCGCATCCACTACTCGGTGCCCGCGGACCCCATCGACTCGAACCTCTCGGTGCTCTACCACCAGAAGACCCTGGAGTCGTTCCTGCAGGACGCCGGCTACGACCCCGAACCCATCAACGAGGGGATGGCGGTCATCTACTCCGAACTGGCGGAGAACAACTTCACCGGCCTCGGCGTCAGTTTCGGCGCGGGCATGACGAACGTCTGTCTCGCCTACTACGCCGTCCCCGTGATGACGTTCTCCATCGCCCGCGGGGGCGACTGGATCGACGAGCAGGCCGCGCAGGCGACCGGCAAGCCCATCGACAAGGTCACCTCAATCAAGGAGGACGACTTCGAACTCGACTTCCGGACGGACGTCGGGGGCGTCGAGGGTGCGCTCGCCATCTACTACGAGAACCTGCTCGACTACGTCGTCGAGAACATCGCCCGCGAGGTGGACGAGGAGGACATCGAGGAGGGTCTCGACGTCCCCGTCGTCGTCACCGGCGGCACGTCGAGTCCCCGCGGGTTCGAGGCGCTGTTCGCCGACCACCTGAAGGACGCGAACATCCCGTTCTCCATCAGCGACGTCCACAGCGTCGACGACCCGCTCTACAGCGTCGCCCGCGGCGCGCTCGTCGCGGCGCGCAGCGAGGAGGGCGAGGACCAGGGTCGACCGAACCGCAGCGAACCCGTCGAGTCGTCCGTCTCGGACGAGGACGACGCGGAGGCCGAGGAAGCCGAAGCCTCCGCCGAGAACTGA
- a CDS encoding DUF7139 domain-containing protein, which translates to MIGDETTDRLVAWYRRHIGEPERRVDVYLGFALFFGGLGLGLAGLTVFVYEQTLTAPGKVYWLREIAFAVGATGLPTLLLGVTVLLPVERRARYGALVGEAICLGAVAFFLRVYPYQWDVSTGADYSMEGVALYAVGLVTVLAATAAALVGYHIDRAQPRNVDEGERDDDPTVTDEQVRRDIDDALASTELNWGGVRKVETRSVRFSASVDDESIDRSGFDSVTPSTHRAAGVDGAVAGLQGLRGNEDRSERGSGTDDQAAALRELRERQAATPDSKPTLRERLARRLGLD; encoded by the coding sequence ATGATTGGCGACGAGACGACCGACCGCCTCGTGGCGTGGTACAGGCGACACATCGGCGAACCCGAACGGCGCGTGGACGTCTACCTCGGGTTCGCGCTGTTCTTCGGCGGCCTCGGCCTCGGCCTCGCCGGACTGACGGTGTTCGTCTACGAGCAGACCCTGACCGCCCCCGGGAAGGTCTACTGGCTCCGCGAGATCGCCTTCGCCGTGGGCGCGACCGGCCTCCCGACGCTCCTGCTCGGCGTGACGGTCCTCCTGCCGGTCGAACGCCGCGCGCGCTACGGCGCGCTCGTCGGCGAGGCCATCTGCCTCGGCGCGGTCGCGTTCTTCCTCCGCGTCTACCCCTACCAGTGGGACGTCTCGACGGGGGCGGACTACAGCATGGAGGGCGTCGCCCTCTACGCCGTCGGCCTGGTGACGGTGCTCGCGGCGACGGCGGCCGCGCTCGTCGGCTACCACATCGACCGGGCCCAGCCCCGGAACGTGGACGAGGGCGAGCGAGACGACGACCCGACGGTCACCGACGAACAGGTCCGACGCGACATCGACGACGCGCTCGCGTCGACCGAACTCAACTGGGGTGGCGTCCGGAAAGTCGAGACGCGGTCGGTCAGATTCAGTGCGTCCGTCGACGACGAGTCCATCGACCGCTCGGGGTTCGACTCGGTGACGCCCAGCACGCACCGGGCGGCGGGCGTCGACGGCGCCGTCGCGGGCCTCCAGGGACTCCGGGGGAACGAGGACCGGAGCGAACGCGGGAGCGGGACCGACGACCAGGCGGCGGCGTTACGCGAACTCCGCGAGCGACAGGCGGCGACGCCCGACTCGAAACCGACGCTCCGGGAGCGGCTCGCGCGCCGCCTCGGACTGGACTGA
- a CDS encoding MBL fold metallo-hydrolase has translation MDDVHSDWGDWLLRAVEEADPDGLAVWYLGCNGFVVKASDGTTLFVDPYLGTGDPPRTVRMIPVPFDPTDVREADAVLATHEHTDHVHGPSQAPILAGTGADFYAPDAGLDVVEEEDWTGEWDVAREQLVEVGEGDTFEVGGVTVHVAAANDPDADHPVSYVFEHAGRTFFHGGDARPGEAFERVGERFDIDLGVLAFGSVGRIPDKETGEPTRTRWYSDENMVVEAAAQLDLDRLLPTHWDMWKGLTADPTALFEHARSFDAPRRVEVHQIGDRTDV, from the coding sequence ATGGACGACGTGCACTCCGACTGGGGCGACTGGCTCCTCCGCGCAGTCGAGGAAGCGGACCCCGACGGCCTCGCGGTCTGGTATCTCGGTTGCAACGGGTTCGTCGTGAAGGCGAGCGACGGGACGACGCTGTTCGTCGACCCTTACCTCGGTACCGGCGACCCGCCCCGGACCGTCCGCATGATACCCGTTCCGTTCGACCCGACGGACGTGCGCGAGGCGGACGCCGTCCTCGCCACGCACGAGCACACCGACCACGTCCACGGGCCGAGTCAGGCACCCATCCTCGCGGGCACGGGGGCGGACTTCTACGCGCCGGACGCGGGCCTCGACGTCGTCGAGGAGGAGGACTGGACCGGCGAGTGGGACGTCGCGCGCGAGCAACTCGTCGAGGTTGGTGAGGGCGACACGTTCGAGGTGGGCGGCGTGACGGTCCACGTCGCGGCGGCGAACGACCCGGACGCCGACCACCCCGTCTCCTACGTGTTCGAACACGCCGGCCGGACGTTCTTCCACGGCGGGGACGCCCGCCCGGGGGAGGCCTTCGAGCGCGTCGGCGAGCGCTTCGACATCGACCTCGGCGTCCTCGCCTTCGGCAGCGTCGGGCGGATTCCCGACAAGGAGACGGGCGAACCGACGCGCACGCGGTGGTACTCCGACGAGAACATGGTCGTCGAGGCGGCGGCGCAACTCGACCTCGACCGTCTCCTCCCCACGCACTGGGACATGTGGAAGGGGCTCACCGCGGACCCGACGGCGCTGTTCGAACACGCCCGGAGTTTCGACGCCCCGCGACGCGTCGAGGTCCACCAGATCGGCGACCGGACCGACGTCTGA
- a CDS encoding YlbF family regulator — protein sequence MSIETTPDAESEPSPEAEATRLASELGQAIERLPAYQDFAEAKAAVESDDEAQERIQEFEGLREDFMLARQAGSATNDDLRELQRAQQELHELPVMNEYLRAQSDLELTLQELNEMVSAPLGVDFGEKAGGCCQD from the coding sequence ATGAGCATCGAAACCACGCCGGACGCCGAGAGCGAACCGTCACCCGAAGCGGAAGCGACGCGACTCGCGAGCGAACTCGGCCAGGCCATCGAGCGCCTGCCGGCGTACCAGGACTTCGCGGAGGCGAAGGCGGCAGTCGAGAGCGACGACGAAGCCCAGGAGCGCATCCAGGAGTTCGAGGGGCTGCGCGAGGACTTCATGCTCGCCCGCCAGGCCGGCTCCGCGACCAACGACGACCTGCGCGAACTCCAGCGCGCACAGCAGGAACTCCACGAACTCCCCGTCATGAACGAGTACCTCCGCGCGCAGTCCGACCTCGAACTGACGCTCCAGGAACTCAACGAGATGGTCTCCGCGCCCCTCGGCGTCGACTTCGGCGAGAAGGCCGGCGGCTGCTGTCAGGACTAG
- a CDS encoding alpha/beta hydrolase encodes MARELDPQAQAVLDLLDSVPRPPTHALSVTSARSALEEFFTDEDPDPVGDVADFSIPGPETDIPVRLYLPEAEGPHPALVYLHGGGWVLGGLDTHDATCRGIVTRADCAVLSVDYRLAPEHPFPAALEDSYAAVEWTVENGERVDIDTDRVAVGGDSAGGNLTAGVTLMARDHGGPDVAHQVLLYPAVASPLVHDFESYEENGEGYFLETESMRWFYERYITRATDQRNEYAAPLLAADLSGLPPATVVTAEFDPLRDEGREYGDRLGDAGVPVTHHHYDGMIHGFSSMEEFVDAAGESLDDVANDLQETFSS; translated from the coding sequence ATGGCTCGTGAACTCGACCCACAGGCACAGGCCGTCCTCGACCTCCTCGACTCCGTCCCCCGCCCGCCGACGCACGCGCTGTCGGTGACGAGCGCCCGGTCGGCGCTGGAGGAGTTCTTCACCGACGAGGACCCCGACCCCGTCGGCGACGTGGCCGACTTCTCGATTCCCGGCCCGGAGACGGACATCCCGGTTCGGCTCTACCTCCCCGAGGCCGAGGGCCCCCACCCCGCGCTCGTCTACCTCCACGGCGGGGGGTGGGTGCTCGGCGGCCTCGACACCCACGACGCGACGTGCCGGGGCATCGTCACCCGCGCCGACTGCGCTGTCCTCAGCGTCGACTACCGCCTCGCGCCCGAACACCCCTTCCCGGCGGCGCTGGAGGACTCCTACGCGGCCGTCGAGTGGACCGTCGAGAACGGCGAGCGCGTCGACATCGACACGGACCGCGTCGCCGTCGGCGGCGACAGCGCCGGCGGCAACCTCACCGCCGGCGTCACGCTCATGGCCCGCGACCACGGCGGCCCCGACGTCGCCCACCAGGTGCTCCTCTACCCGGCCGTCGCCTCGCCGCTGGTCCACGACTTCGAGAGCTACGAGGAGAACGGCGAGGGCTACTTCCTCGAGACCGAGAGCATGCGCTGGTTCTACGAGCGCTACATCACCCGGGCGACCGACCAGCGAAACGAGTACGCCGCGCCGCTGCTCGCCGCCGACCTCTCGGGCCTCCCGCCGGCGACGGTCGTCACCGCCGAGTTCGACCCGCTGCGCGACGAGGGCCGCGAGTACGGCGACCGGTTAGGAGACGCCGGCGTCCCGGTGACGCACCACCACTACGACGGGATGATTCACGGCTTCTCCAGCATGGAGGAGTTCGTCGACGCGGCGGGCGAGTCGCTCGACGACGTGGCGAACGACCTGCAGGAGACGTTCTCGTCGTAG
- a CDS encoding rhomboid family intramembrane serine protease, translating into MAVIDGYWLSLHRFFLLGAVAVSLGVFVRFLDDETKRRVRGRLFLGVPWGTLVVAGVVVCVYLFVQNGLAHPRSPTVVPYRSWSYFYPLGVLVSSFAHADLGHLLGNLVATLTLGALAEYAWGHFPRERGVQTFRTLRTDPFARVGAFVGASLFVAVLTGAFALGPSVGFSGVVFAYAGFALLRYPVGTLVALYVGDLLSLGYDALRRPLLTQGGRPGYLTPWWADIAIQGHALGLFLGALLGAVLFAARDERPPAARVWGGALLFVVSQGLWAVYLPRSGSVFTLYRAVGVGLAFAIAVLLASASRASDRTLVDRLDLSDREASFGTVLAVVLALSVVAVPFNFFVVADAEAGVGEDNSLEVGDYTVFYTESVANQYVSTVEVGSLTSAAAVNASGVIVVNEERHIWWEVVSTDRLAFDGTSEVHVGGLGWRETVSVNRTGWEVVGNDTAATVHLEHEDRRTLAHTDDPLRAEPTVAGRNVTVVPGERFTLRVSNGGEPLGTAALPTAEQSTSTAGLTFTRSGSRLYAETSDTRVRIATRE; encoded by the coding sequence ATGGCGGTCATCGACGGCTACTGGCTCTCCCTCCATCGGTTCTTCCTCCTCGGTGCGGTCGCCGTCTCGCTCGGCGTGTTCGTGCGCTTCCTCGACGACGAGACGAAACGCCGGGTTCGGGGCCGCCTCTTCCTCGGCGTCCCGTGGGGGACGCTCGTCGTCGCCGGCGTCGTCGTCTGCGTCTACCTCTTCGTCCAGAACGGCCTCGCACATCCCCGGTCGCCGACGGTCGTCCCCTACCGGTCGTGGTCGTACTTCTACCCCCTCGGCGTGCTCGTCTCGTCGTTCGCCCACGCCGACCTCGGCCACCTGCTCGGCAACCTCGTCGCGACGCTGACGCTCGGGGCGCTCGCGGAGTACGCATGGGGGCACTTCCCCCGCGAACGGGGCGTCCAGACGTTCAGGACCCTCCGGACGGACCCGTTCGCCCGCGTCGGCGCGTTCGTCGGCGCGTCGCTGTTCGTCGCCGTCCTGACCGGGGCGTTCGCCCTCGGCCCGTCGGTCGGGTTCTCGGGCGTCGTCTTCGCCTACGCCGGCTTCGCGCTCCTGCGCTACCCCGTCGGGACGCTCGTCGCGCTGTACGTCGGCGACCTCCTCTCGCTGGGTTACGACGCGCTCCGGCGACCGCTGCTCACGCAGGGTGGGCGTCCGGGCTACCTCACGCCGTGGTGGGCGGACATCGCCATCCAGGGCCACGCCCTCGGTCTGTTCCTCGGCGCGCTCCTCGGGGCGGTCCTGTTCGCCGCACGTGACGAGCGCCCGCCCGCCGCCCGGGTCTGGGGCGGCGCGCTCCTGTTCGTCGTCTCCCAGGGGCTGTGGGCGGTGTACCTCCCGCGGTCGGGGAGCGTGTTCACGCTCTATCGCGCCGTCGGCGTCGGCCTCGCGTTCGCCATCGCCGTCCTGCTCGCGAGCGCGTCGCGCGCGAGCGACCGCACGCTCGTCGACCGTCTCGACCTGAGCGACCGGGAGGCGTCGTTCGGCACCGTCCTCGCCGTGGTCCTCGCGCTCTCGGTGGTCGCCGTCCCGTTCAACTTCTTCGTGGTGGCCGACGCGGAGGCGGGCGTCGGCGAGGACAACAGCCTCGAGGTCGGCGACTACACCGTCTTCTACACCGAGAGCGTCGCCAACCAGTACGTCTCCACGGTCGAGGTCGGCTCGCTGACCAGCGCCGCGGCGGTGAACGCGAGCGGCGTCATCGTCGTCAACGAGGAGCGCCACATCTGGTGGGAGGTGGTGTCGACCGACCGCCTCGCCTTCGACGGCACCTCCGAGGTGCACGTCGGCGGCCTCGGCTGGCGCGAGACGGTGTCGGTCAACCGGACGGGCTGGGAGGTCGTCGGCAACGACACCGCGGCGACCGTCCACCTCGAACACGAGGACCGGCGCACGCTGGCGCACACCGACGACCCCCTCCGGGCGGAACCGACCGTCGCCGGGCGGAACGTGACGGTCGTCCCCGGCGAGCGCTTCACGCTCCGGGTGTCGAACGGCGGCGAACCCCTCGGGACCGCTGCCCTCCCTACCGCCGAGCAGTCGACGTCGACCGCCGGCCTGACGTTCACGCGCTCGGGCTCCCGGCTGTACGCGGAGACGTCCGACACGCGCGTCCGCATCGCGACCAGGGAGTGA
- a CDS encoding HEAT repeat domain-containing protein yields MDDAAPPLPDDLLTLLDDGDVDGASACLDRCRTADAGVRTETLRTLRRVAAERPASLAPLVSPLTPFLTDEERSVRLTAVKLFVVLAEVFPERCVDAVPTLAGRLADDGEFYYVRARSAEALGYVAVECPAEAATPDVLADLRVGLSFDEPEVKEKLAKALAYVALGNPRRLRHLTGSLAAHLDDDAALVRYYLCTALVAVGCDHPGGLVARRDVLVDRLDDGDPFVRGRAAEALGLAARAEGADDWLPVSLLETLTDHEEAFAAERARFALAARADASGEEWPADVGTTEAVRGTVEEAAAAMTAPDGGECPSCGLALPAHGPPTCPRCGSPRPRT; encoded by the coding sequence ATGGACGATGCCGCTCCCCCCCTCCCCGACGACCTCCTGACGCTCCTCGACGACGGCGATGTCGACGGAGCGAGCGCGTGTCTCGACCGCTGTCGTACCGCCGACGCCGGCGTCCGGACGGAGACGCTCCGGACGCTCCGGCGGGTCGCGGCCGAGCGTCCGGCGTCGCTCGCGCCGCTCGTCTCGCCTCTCACGCCGTTCCTCACGGACGAGGAACGCTCGGTTCGACTGACGGCGGTCAAACTGTTCGTCGTGCTCGCCGAGGTGTTCCCCGAGCGCTGCGTCGACGCCGTCCCGACGCTCGCGGGACGGCTCGCGGACGACGGGGAGTTCTACTACGTCCGCGCTCGCTCGGCCGAGGCGCTCGGCTACGTCGCCGTCGAGTGTCCCGCGGAGGCCGCCACCCCGGACGTGCTCGCCGACCTCCGGGTGGGGCTGTCGTTCGACGAGCCCGAGGTCAAGGAGAAACTGGCGAAGGCGCTGGCGTACGTCGCGCTCGGGAACCCCCGACGCCTCCGGCACCTGACGGGGAGCCTCGCCGCCCACCTGGACGACGACGCCGCCCTCGTCCGGTACTACCTCTGTACGGCCCTCGTGGCCGTCGGGTGTGACCATCCGGGCGGCCTCGTCGCCCGCCGCGACGTCCTCGTCGACCGGCTCGACGACGGAGACCCGTTCGTTCGCGGGCGGGCGGCGGAGGCGCTCGGACTGGCCGCCCGGGCCGAGGGAGCCGACGACTGGCTCCCCGTCTCCCTCCTCGAGACGCTGACCGACCACGAGGAGGCGTTCGCGGCCGAACGCGCGCGCTTCGCGCTCGCCGCGCGGGCGGATGCGTCCGGAGAGGAGTGGCCCGCCGACGTCGGGACGACCGAGGCCGTCCGCGGAACGGTCGAGGAGGCCGCCGCGGCGATGACGGCACCCGACGGCGGCGAGTGTCCGTCCTGTGGACTCGCACTACCGGCGCACGGCCCGCCGACGTGCCCCCGATGTGGCTCCCCGCGACCCAGAACTTAG
- a CDS encoding zf-TFIIB domain-containing protein codes for MTCPRCDSRLERYALGGGATHSCRRCGYLGVSVDHTSERRAPESWTAAFERFYGKE; via the coding sequence GTGACCTGTCCGAGATGTGATTCGAGGCTGGAGCGCTACGCGCTCGGCGGCGGGGCGACCCACTCCTGTCGGCGCTGTGGCTACCTCGGCGTGTCGGTCGACCACACGAGCGAACGCCGGGCGCCCGAGAGTTGGACGGCGGCGTTCGAGCGTTTCTACGGGAAGGAGTGA
- a CDS encoding METTL5 family protein encodes MGRRTLERALEAVAGFDDPRVELEQYPTPAPLAAHLVHLAGLRGDLDTVLDLGCGTGMLAFGAALAGAHRVVGVDCDPEALAVARDNATRLDCGSVAWVLGDATRPPCCPGDAVTVLTNPPFGAQRGNRHADRAFLASASDLATVSYSIHNAGSRAFVESFVADAGGTVTDAFAAEFDLDRQFDFHTEARRTIETEVYRVEWR; translated from the coding sequence ATGGGACGGCGCACGCTCGAACGCGCGCTCGAAGCCGTCGCGGGGTTCGACGACCCGCGCGTCGAGCTGGAGCAGTACCCGACGCCCGCGCCGCTGGCCGCCCACCTCGTCCACCTCGCAGGGCTCCGCGGCGACCTCGACACGGTCCTCGACCTCGGCTGCGGGACGGGGATGCTCGCGTTCGGCGCGGCGCTCGCGGGCGCGCACCGCGTGGTCGGCGTCGACTGCGACCCCGAGGCGCTCGCCGTCGCCCGCGACAACGCGACGCGCCTCGATTGTGGGTCGGTCGCGTGGGTTCTCGGCGACGCGACACGTCCCCCCTGCTGTCCCGGCGACGCCGTGACGGTCCTCACGAACCCACCCTTCGGCGCACAGCGCGGCAACCGCCACGCTGACCGGGCCTTCCTCGCGAGCGCGAGCGACCTGGCGACGGTCTCCTACTCGATACACAACGCCGGGAGCCGCGCGTTCGTCGAGTCGTTCGTCGCCGACGCGGGCGGGACCGTGACCGACGCCTTCGCCGCCGAGTTCGACCTCGACCGCCAGTTCGACTTCCACACCGAGGCGCGCCGGACCATCGAGACGGAGGTCTACCGCGTCGAGTGGCGGTAG